One window from the genome of Myxococcales bacterium encodes:
- a CDS encoding thiol-activated cytolysin family protein — MSNKICPWVSSRVVTTAAGVAILAMTAAAGPGCANTNSEADAIDAYIDGLPYLPADPKSPATPSGDASTELDGDYQCRTEKYSETGQYDQIVAYAANSESMWPGALVAGDSVYSGLFSQVVMARRPMTVSVSLANLDGAKSARIEAPSLSTMRDAVGRILEADVTGATPAQIDFQLDEVHSRDQLSIALDASVDWGTGSVEAGFDFNKEHVKSRYLLKFVQAYYTIDIDEPSTPSAVLSSTVTLADVEAAFTPQNPPLMVSSVTYGRMVVFTLESEKSSTEIAAALSVAFNSGTQIGVDLTLAQKHALEESRIHAFVLGGSGDSAVQAVSGIEGIKQFIAEGGNYSKQSPGAPISYKLKHLKDNSSARMSVTTDYDVKICDRISDRYSVRLKSITVLDESDSGSGLELYGSASATGVGAAVTLWNLGAGQAVKLDEYDSYPATPSLTSFLGEAAINVVPQLGNNIVINVNLREKDGWSGDDNVKGTLTLPFGGASGWSGEFDVMASGGGNLVKAVVVLAPIL, encoded by the coding sequence ATGAGCAATAAAATCTGTCCCTGGGTAAGCAGCCGCGTGGTTACTACCGCCGCCGGTGTGGCCATTTTGGCCATGACGGCCGCCGCCGGGCCGGGTTGTGCCAATACAAACTCCGAAGCCGATGCCATCGACGCATATATCGACGGCCTGCCCTATCTCCCGGCCGATCCGAAGTCGCCCGCGACGCCGTCTGGGGACGCGTCGACAGAGCTTGACGGCGATTACCAATGCCGCACCGAGAAGTACAGCGAGACCGGCCAATACGATCAAATCGTCGCCTATGCCGCCAACTCGGAGTCTATGTGGCCCGGCGCCTTAGTCGCCGGCGATTCGGTTTACAGCGGGCTCTTCTCGCAGGTCGTGATGGCGCGCCGTCCCATGACGGTGTCGGTCAGCCTCGCCAACCTCGATGGCGCGAAATCCGCCCGCATCGAGGCGCCATCGCTGTCGACGATGCGCGATGCGGTTGGACGCATCTTGGAGGCGGATGTGACCGGGGCGACCCCAGCCCAAATTGATTTTCAGCTCGACGAGGTCCATTCGCGCGATCAGCTCTCGATTGCGCTCGATGCCAGCGTCGATTGGGGCACGGGCTCGGTCGAGGCGGGCTTTGACTTCAACAAAGAACATGTTAAGAGCCGCTACCTGCTAAAATTCGTGCAGGCCTACTACACGATCGATATCGACGAACCGTCGACCCCTAGCGCGGTGCTGTCATCGACGGTGACGCTCGCCGACGTGGAGGCGGCCTTTACGCCGCAGAATCCACCGCTCATGGTTTCCTCGGTGACGTATGGGCGCATGGTGGTGTTCACCCTGGAGTCAGAGAAGTCGTCGACCGAAATCGCCGCGGCCCTCAGCGTTGCTTTTAACTCTGGGACACAAATTGGTGTCGATCTCACGTTGGCTCAGAAGCACGCGCTTGAGGAGAGCCGCATCCACGCCTTTGTCCTCGGTGGCAGTGGCGACAGCGCGGTGCAGGCCGTCTCAGGCATCGAGGGCATCAAGCAGTTCATCGCCGAGGGCGGCAACTACTCCAAGCAATCACCTGGGGCGCCGATCTCGTACAAGCTCAAGCATCTCAAGGACAACTCGTCGGCGCGCATGTCGGTCACGACCGACTACGACGTCAAGATCTGCGACAGGATCTCTGATCGCTATAGCGTGCGCCTGAAATCGATCACGGTGCTCGATGAGAGCGACAGCGGCAGCGGCCTCGAGCTCTACGGCTCGGCGTCGGCGACAGGTGTTGGCGCGGCGGTCACGCTGTGGAACCTCGGCGCGGGCCAGGCGGTGAAGCTCGACGAATACGACTCGTATCCGGCGACGCCTTCGCTCACGTCGTTTCTCGGCGAGGCCGCGATTAATGTCGTGCCGCAACTCGGCAACAATATCGTTATCAACGTCAACCTCAGAGAGAAGGACGGTTGGAGCGGCGATGACAACGTCAAGGGCACGCTAACCTTGCCGTTTGGCGGTGCCTCGGGCTGGTCCGGCGAATTCGACGTCATGGCGTCGGGCGGCGGCAACCTGGTTAAGGCCGTGGTCGTCCTCGCGCCGATTCTGTAA